One Heterodontus francisci isolate sHetFra1 chromosome 3, sHetFra1.hap1, whole genome shotgun sequence DNA window includes the following coding sequences:
- the akirin2 gene encoding akirin-2, translated as MACGATLKRTIDFDPLLSPSSQSPKRRRCTPLSSAAGSPQKYLKMEPSPFREVTPRLTTEQILYNIKQEYKRIQKRRHLESFLHQTEGSCSSDTQSHIPILNGPALQGTSSGSLSPQSKKDQPLFTLRQVGIICERLIKEREEKVREEYEEILDTKLAEQYDTFVKFTHDQIMRRYGEQPASYVS; from the exons ATGGCCTGCGGAGCCACTCTCAAAAGGACTATCGATTTCGACCCTCTGCTGAGCCCCTCGTCTCAGTCTCCGAAGAGGAGGCGCTGCACCCCGCTCAGCTCAGCGGCCGGCTCCCCGCAGAAATACCTGAAAATGGAGCCGTCTCCCTTCCGGGAAGTGACCCCCCGCCTTACCACAG AACAAATTCTGTACAACATAAAACAGGAGTACAAACGCATTCAGAAAAGGAGGCATTTAGAAAGTTTCCTGCACCAAACAGAGGGCAGTTGTTCGAGTGATACAcaatctcatattccaatattaAATGGACCAGCTTTGCAAG GCACTTCATCTGGATCATTGTCACCACAGTCAAAGAAAGACCAGCCACTGTTCACTTTGAGGCAAGTTGGAATAATATGTGAACGCCTGATTAAAGAGCGAGAAGAGAAAGTCCGTGAAGAGTATGAAGAAATACTGGATACAAAGCTGGCAG AACAATATGATACTTTTGTGAAGTTCACGCACGACCAGATTATGCGACGATACGGCGAACAACCTGCAAGCT ATGTGTCATGA